TCTCGTCTCCAACTCTTCTCTCCCCCTGCCCGGCGCCCCTCACGGGATCCGAGAGCGACcgcagcagaagcagaacCTGTGTCAGTCAGCATGGCCAGCAACCAAGTCGGCAACTCAAGGTACAGGTAGAGCAGAATGAAAGAAAGAAACGACAAAAGGTACGTAGccttttgggggggggggaggggaagggggagggattCCCACAAGCCGATCAAGAGATGCGCGTTTCAACGTTGGCCCCGTCTCAGCTTGGCTTGGCTGATATCGGTGGTAAGGTAGTCAGTCTGATGTGTTGTCGGTGCGGTGGAACTTgcagacacacacacacacatacaaGCGTACAGCGTAGTAATGGTAGGCATCTTTGGTGGGACAAACAACAACGGAAACAGTCCAAACACAAACACCCAGAAGATCAGTCTCAACCAGGGGACTTTTCCCATCGGTGAACTACCCCAAATGGCAATGGGCTGTCTGGTCCCCCTCCCGGGCCTCCCCCCTTGTGCCCCGCCTCCCGCGGAGCCAGACTCCATTCCTGCAAGTAGTCTATGTCAATCGCGAATAGTCTACGGCCATCGTGACATCGCCGGTGGGGTTCCGGACGACACGCCTCGGCTGGGTGACATGGAATCCCTGCTTTTGGGCCCTGCTCTGTCCACTTCCTCCACCGGTTCCTTGTTGCATATTCTTAGTGAGCAGTTGTCAACCCCTCTTACTCCCAACAAGAGggacgaggggaggggaagaagccTGCAAGCgaagtgagagagagagaaagagagagaaagagggagagagacagagagagagggagagagacagagagaatatctctccccttttctacttcttctcctgtCCCTGCGCTTTCTTCACCCGATCTTTTTGTACAATCCAAGTTCTCAAGTACAAGCATCCGACCCTGACCACTCCCTCCCACATCACGTCCGGTCCGCAACGTGACTTCCCGCTCCCCCTTCGACGAGCCAAACATCCAGAAACACTTCACCCATACCCATCATGGCCACGAACGGTACGTCCAAGCTGGACTGGACCAGGTTCTACAATGTCAtcgacggcaagctcgagACGACCAGCAAGACCAGGCACAGCGTGAACCCGTCGACCCTCGAGGCCAACCCCGAGGTCCCCGTGTCCACCcccgaggatgtcgacaGAGCTGTGCaggcggcgaagagggccCAGGAGGCCTGGGCCGAGACCCCGTACGAGGAGCGCCAGAAGGCCCTCGCGAGATtcggcgaggccatcgaggcgcACGCCGAGGAGTTTGCGCTGATGCTCACCAGGGAGCAGGGCAAGGCCGTGAGTCCTACCGAGACACCCCGtgaaaaagaaagaaaaaaaaagccgGCACGCCCGCGTCGCCCGCCTTCAGTCGTAGCTGaccccccgccgccgcgaatAGCTCCAATTCTCACAgttcgaggtcgccgaggccaccaAGCACTTCAAGGGAATGTCCAACCTGTCCTTCCCCGAAGAGGTCGTGGACAACAACCCTGACCGCCGGGTCGTCACGAGATACACGCCTTTGGGTTCGTAGAATATGCCCTCACTCAGCCCCGGGTCTGCTTACGGATGAGAGACTGACTCCGGAATCCAggtgtcgccgtcggcattgTCCCTTGGAACTGTAAGTGGCCCTTCAAACCCAAAGACTTCACTTCGTAGACCAGGTTGCTAACATTTCAAACAAAAAAAGTCCCCGTCCTTCTGGGTATGATCCTTCTCGGCTGATAACAATTCAGCGCCAATGTTGTCGTACTGACATGGAATATGCAGCCTGCGGCAAGATTGGACCCGGCCTGGTTACTGGAAATGCCTTCATTCTCAAGCCCTCGTAAGTCCTCAtacatgccccccccccgggcgCGCCTCGCCAAAAGGCTCGCGAGCTGACACGATCCAAGCCCCTTCACTCCTTACTGCGACCTGAAGCTCGCGGAGCTCGCGCAGCAGTTCTTCCCCCCCGGCGTCTTCCAGGCCCtcagcggcgacgacaacctcGGCCCCTGGCTGACCTCCCACCCGGGCGTCGACAAGGTCAGCTTCACCGGCTCGACCGCGACCGGAAAGCGCGTCATGGAGAGCTGCAGCAAGACCCTCAAGCGTGTCACCCTGGAGCTGTAAGTGGAGCTGTTGCAAACGGGCATGAAGACGGCGAGCGGATGGCTGACCcgtgtgtgtttgtgtgtgaTCTAACAGGGGTGGAAACGATGCGGCCATTGTGCTCCCGGACGTTGACGTCAAGGCTGTCGCGCCCAAGGTCAGTCGATCGGATGTTTCTTGCTTGGATTTGCATGCAGAACCCCATGCTGACTTGTTACCCAGATTGCCATGCTCGCCTTGTACAACTCTGGACAGGTACGTTGAATCTGCTCATCAGaagccctcccccccgtGGGTTACTTTGCATAGCCGGGGACCCAACTCGCTGACGCTGTCGCCGTGATCCCAGGTCTGCGTCGCCATCAAGCGCATCTACATCCACGAGGCCATCtacgacgagctcgtcgccgagatcgccaaCTTCGTCAAGAACCTGCccatcggcgacggccagcagGAAGGCAGCGTCCTGGGCCCCGTCCAGAACCAGATGCAGTTCGACCGCGTCAAGGAGCTGCTCAAGGACATTGACGAgcagaagctcaaggtcgTCGCCGGGTCTACGGcttccgcctcctcccaCGGCAAGGGCTACTTCATCACGCccaccatcgtcgacaaCCCGCCCGACGACTCGAggatcgtcgtcgaggagcccTTTGGTAAGTGGTGTTGTCGGTGTTTACATGCACGGGGAAACTCAATTtctctcgccccccccccttcgccccctccccagaTCCCCTTTTCTTATTCTCCCACTGgcgtttttttttcttcttttttcttcttctaccaAAGCAACAAGGTAAATCCCCGACCAAAGTTAACATGGTACATCCCAGGCCCCGTCTTCCCCGTCCTCAAGTGGAGCGACGAGAAGGACGTCATCCGCCGCGCCAACGACACCCTCATGGGCCTCGGCGCCTCGGTCTGGTCCAAGGACCTCGACAAGGCGCAGAGCAtcgccaagaagctcaaggccggcAACATCTGGATCAACACCCACCTGGAGCTGCAGTACGACGCGCCCTTTGGCGGCCACAAGCAGAGCGGTATCGGCTACGAgtacggcgccggcggcctgaAGGCGTACTGCAACGTGCAGTCGCTGTATGTCACCAAGGCATGAACTCTGAGAGTaggggggagaagggaatCCGCTTGACTGCCTGCATTTCACGCCATCATGATGTAATAAATAAAGCAATACAACACAACACGTCTTGACTCTAGTCAGAATGTGCGGCagtcttttttcttctgcaCCTCTCTAGTCTCCATGCAAACTGGGCCAGGAGAAATTATCGGCTTCGCAGCACCCAGGCACGCGTGGACTTACACCGGTGATGACTCCGTTGAGGCGAGTCCTtcaggccaggccaggccagacCAGACAAACAGACACTGGCGCGACCTACCGTCGGCCGCTTTCTGGAGCAATTTATGGAGCGAGAGCATCGCCACTGTAAGGTTTCGCCGTTGGCCATTGGCGGAGCCCAAGTCCGTTCTAGCAgaacccctccctccccctggGAACTCTGTGAGCTGCAGCGTCAGGTGAAGCTAACGCGCGGGGACGGAGACCGGTCTTCCAACGCGCAACCCGCGATGTCCAAGTACGGCAATAGTTCCGCGATCGGTGTTGAGGCCGGGCGGGCCTTGTTAGCTACTACAGAGTGAGTGGACATGGgggaatgggggggggggagggaccCAAAACTGGAGTGATCGCTGGGATCGGCGTTAACTATTGGTAGGGAAGTTCCATTGTTAGGATCTTTCGCCCAGTGTCGGAGGGGTTGCCTTGCCTGGCTCAAGGTGGAATTCTCCGTAGATAGAGTCTGCCATGCAATAGTCATTTGACTGAAGCTAGTTCAGTCCACCCAATGCCGACGCTATTCATTGACTAAAGCAAGTCTGTTCATTGGATTGGCAACATGGTTATCAAAAGCACTGGCATgacaaaaaaagaaaaggccAGAAGAATACCTGAGTGTCCTTTTCACACGGATAACGAGTATCAGTGTCTTTTGCGCTGAACGTGCTGCTTGCCAAAGGTGTAGTGAATCTTGTGACAACTCTAGTAACCAACAAAGACCAAATAGTAACACTTGGCTATAATGAACACAATGTCATAGGAGAGACAAGACAGGGATCGTCTGAGCCTCTGTCGTCAGACAATCTTGTTTCGCATAGTGGACATTTGATAACTCTCGCCTCGGTAGCAGTAACCAATGCAGCGACAGAACCAGAGGCATTAATTTCAACCTTCATAGCTCCCAGGCTTCCAAAGCCAGTATACTGTCTGGTTTCCTGGCAGCATCTTGGTTGGCACATATTTGCTGTTAGAGTTGAAGACTTTGCATCCTAGTTTGAGAACTATAGAGGAGCTTTTTCAACTCCACTATGAAGCCTTACTACTTCTCTTTAAGGTGTTGAGTGAGTAGATTGCAAAAAAACAGCACGAGGCCTTTTACATCTCCTGAATCACTCTAGAAGAACATAATTTCCGCAACTCAGCTTTGAAATGAGATGTTGAGAAACAGGTCCGAGTATggccctttcccccttcgGAGCAGAAGATTACTCACGATAAGATGGGCGACTACTGCTCAATGCCCCCCGCCCATGCGGGTGAGAGGTTGTCTCACAGTTGAAGGGCATTGCAGAAAGTATCCCTGTGACCCGCCCCTCCTGCATCGGCGGTCATCTGTGTGCTTGGATTGGATGTGAAAAGCCGCCATCTGCGTCGGCGCAACAAGATTTCTCAGAAAAAGTGCCAGTATTCCCTTGATGAAGCCTCGCATCGATGCCCCAAGCTTGAAAAGCATTGCCTGCCTTGTGAAATCGCAGTTTTCTAATGATGGCATTGGAGTCTTCGTATTGACAATGGTCCACGTTGCCCAATGCGATTTCCTGTGACCTTCTTACTAGCAGTAGTTTTGTCCTCTGTTCAGCGAAGATTTAAAAGCCCCTGTCAAATGACCAATTCGGCAACCGATGCGGGATGTTTCTACAGTCCAGC
This sequence is a window from Colletotrichum higginsianum IMI 349063 chromosome 8, whole genome shotgun sequence. Protein-coding genes within it:
- a CDS encoding Aldehyde dehydrogenase is translated as MATNGTSKLDWTRFYNVIDGKLETTSKTRHSVNPSTLEANPEVPVSTPEDVDRAVQAAKRAQEAWAETPYEERQKALARFGEAIEAHAEEFALMLTREQGKAFEVAEATKHFKGMSNLSFPEEVVDNNPDRRVVTRYTPLGVAVGIVPWNSCGKIGPGLVTGNAFILKPSPFTPYCDLKLAELAQQFFPPGVFQALSGDDNLGPWLTSHPGVDKVSFTGSTATGKRVMESCSKTLKRVTLELGGNDAAIVLPDVDVKAVAPKIAMLALYNSGQVCVAIKRIYIHEAIYDELVAEIANFVKNLPIGDGQQEGSVLGPVQNQMQFDRVKELLKDIDEQKLKVVAGSTASASSHGKGYFITPTIVDNPPDDSRIVVEEPFGPVFPVLKWSDEKDVIRRANDTLMGLGASVWSKDLDKAQSIAKKLKAGNIWINTHLELQYDAPFGGHKQSGIGYEYGAGGLKAYCNVQSLYVTKA